Proteins encoded by one window of Desulfobacterales bacterium:
- the pdxT gene encoding pyridoxal 5'-phosphate synthase glutaminase subunit PdxT, with amino-acid sequence MENDTKKIGVLALQGDFIEHIAALRRLGVDAVEVRLPADLQDLSGLIIPGGESTTIGKLAVSYGLMDPLRHFGRHKALWGTCAGMILMAKEIGMDQPLLGLMDIKVQRNAFGRQKESFRSDITVPVLEEGDVRPFPAVFIRAPKLLSASGKAKVIASLPDGTVVAAQEDKWLVTSFHPELTTDDRFHRYFLGLV; translated from the coding sequence ATGGAAAATGATACCAAAAAAATCGGGGTACTGGCATTACAGGGTGATTTTATCGAACACATCGCTGCCTTGCGCCGCCTGGGCGTTGATGCCGTAGAGGTGCGGTTGCCGGCGGACTTGCAGGATCTCTCAGGCCTGATTATTCCCGGGGGCGAAAGCACCACCATCGGGAAACTGGCTGTCAGCTATGGCCTCATGGATCCTTTGCGCCATTTCGGCCGCCACAAGGCGCTGTGGGGTACCTGTGCCGGAATGATTTTAATGGCCAAGGAAATCGGTATGGATCAGCCGCTGTTGGGCCTGATGGATATCAAAGTCCAGCGAAATGCTTTCGGACGCCAGAAGGAAAGTTTTCGAAGCGATATTACGGTGCCGGTTCTGGAGGAAGGAGATGTCCGGCCGTTTCCGGCTGTTTTTATTCGGGCGCCTAAACTCCTATCGGCAAGCGGAAAGGCGAAAGTCATCGCTTCCCTGCCGGATGGAACCGTTGTGGCTGCCCAGGAGGACAAATGGCTGGTAACGTCCTTTCACCCGGAATTGACAACGGATGACCGATTCCATCGATATTTTTTAGGCCTGGTTTAA
- the pdxS gene encoding pyridoxal 5'-phosphate synthase lyase subunit PdxS, with product MTVKRGLAQMLKGGVIMDVVTPEQARIAEDAGAVAVMALERVPADIRADGGVARMSDPGLIRKIIETVSIPVMAKCRIGHFVEAQILEAIGVDYIDESEVLTPADEAYHVNKHAFKVPFVCGCRNLGEALRRLGEGAAMIRTKGEAGTGDVVEAVRHARSVLGEIRRLQSMPDEELMTYAKTIGAPYELVKETKTLGRLPVVNFAAGGLATPADAALLMQIGVDGVFVGSGIFKSGNPAQRAKAIVEATTHFRNPNILAKVSENLGAPMVGINVSSLTEKEQLATRGW from the coding sequence ATGACCGTTAAACGCGGACTGGCCCAGATGCTTAAAGGCGGCGTTATCATGGACGTGGTGACGCCTGAGCAGGCCCGGATCGCCGAGGATGCCGGGGCGGTGGCGGTGATGGCCCTTGAACGGGTCCCGGCCGACATCCGTGCGGATGGGGGGGTGGCGCGCATGTCGGACCCCGGCTTGATTCGCAAGATTATTGAGACCGTATCCATCCCGGTGATGGCAAAATGTCGCATCGGCCATTTTGTGGAAGCCCAGATACTGGAAGCCATAGGTGTGGATTATATCGATGAAAGTGAAGTGCTGACACCGGCGGATGAAGCCTATCATGTCAACAAGCATGCGTTCAAAGTGCCTTTTGTGTGCGGATGCCGCAACCTGGGTGAGGCCTTACGCCGACTGGGCGAAGGCGCTGCCATGATTCGTACCAAGGGCGAAGCCGGGACCGGAGATGTTGTGGAGGCGGTCCGGCATGCCCGCTCGGTTTTGGGGGAGATCCGGCGTCTGCAATCTATGCCCGATGAGGAATTGATGACTTATGCCAAAACCATCGGTGCCCCTTACGAACTGGTTAAAGAAACGAAAACGCTGGGGCGGCTGCCGGTGGTAAATTTTGCCGCGGGGGGGCTCGCGACACCTGCGGACGCAGCCTTGCTGATGCAGATCGGGGTTGATGGGGTTTTTGTCGGCTCGGGAATTTTCAAAAGCGGAAATCCGGCCCAGCGGGCCAAGGCAATTGTTGAGGCCACAACGCACTTCAGAAATCCAAATATTCTTGCCAAAGTAAGTGAAAATCTGGGAGCCCCCATGGTGGGTATCAACGTCAGCAGTTTGACTGAAAAAGAGCAATTGGCAACACGCGGCTGGTAA